CGCCCCGCCGCTGGTTGGCGCGGAACTCGCGCGACTTGACGAGGTAGCCGAGGACGACCGCGACGAGGAGCAGCAGCGCGCCCGCGAGGATCATCTTCCCGAACTGGTAGGTCCACGGCCGGCCGTTGTGCAGGTCGTGGATGTTCGGCGGGAGGTCCGGCTGCGCGTACGCCGGCGCTCCGGCCAGCGCGAGCACCAGCGTCGTCGCGAGCACGGTGAGCGCGCGCACGGGGTGGCGGGACATCGGGTGGGCTACCTCCGCGTCGGGGACTGCCGGGAATCGTATCCGCCGTCAGGAGGCGCAACCGCACCAGACGTGGCCCCGGGACCCGCACCCGACGCGAGCCGCGCCCCGGCGGCGCCCGGCGGCGTTCTCGTCGCGCTCGATAGCGCTGCTATCGAGCACTCCTGCGGCCTTGCCGGATCGCCGCCCTGACACGCCTCGCGCCCGGCGAGGGCCCCGGGGCCACGTCAGACCAGCGCGGCCGCCGCGACGTCGAGCGCGCGGGCCGCCGTGCCGGGGAACCGCGACGGCAGCCGGTCCGCCGCGAACGCGAACACGAGCAGCCGCCCGGACCGCGTCTCGACCACGCCGGCGAGCGTGGAGACGTTGTCGAGGGAGCCGGTCTTGGCGCGCACCAGGCCGGCCGCGCGGGTGGCGGCGCCCTTGTCGTAGCGGGTCGACAGCGTGCCGGTGAACCGCGCCACCGGCAGCCCGGACAGCACCGGCGCGAGCGCCGCGTCGGTGGTGGCCAGGCGGAGCAGCGCGACGAGCTGGGCCGGGGTGGCGCGGTCGCGCGGCGACAGGCCGGACCCGTCGGCGAGCGCCGGCGGCGGGACCACGCCGAGCTCCTGCACCGTCGCGGCGACGCCGCCCGCCGCGCCCGCGAAGTCGTCGCCGGCGCCGCGCGCGATCGCGACGTGCCGCGCCAGCGCCTCGGCGAGGTCGTTGTCGGAGCGCGTGAGGAGGCGCTCGACCAGCGCCGACACCGGCGGCGAGCGCACCGTCGCCACCTCCGAGAGGACCGTCGCGGCACGGCCCCGGCGGACCGTCGCGACGGCGACGCCGGCGCGCCGGAGCGCGTCGCGCAGCTTGCCGCCGGCGAGCAGGTCGGGCGCGCTCGACCGGTCGTCGTCGTCGGGGCGCAGCCGCCCGCCGTCCACCTCGAACGCGCTGACCGGGGCGACCGAGCCCTCGCTGACGTAGGTGGGCTTCCAGCCGCGCGCGAGGCCGGGGCCGGAGAACAGCGTCGCGTCCACGACCAGCGCGCCGGTGACGCGGCGGACGCCGCGCGCCCGGACGGCGCGGGCCAGGTCGGCGAGCCGGGCCGGGTGCGGGTACGCGGTCGGCCCGGTGGCGGCGGTGAGCGTCGGGTCGCCGCCGCCGACGACGACGAGGTCGCCGGTGAGGACGCCGTTCTCGATGGGGCCGGTCGCTACGACCTTGGTCTCGAACGTCCGGTCCGGGCCGAGGGCGCGCAGCGCGGCGGCGGCGGTGAACAGTTTCGCGGTCGAGGCGGGCACGACCGCGGCGCCGGAGCCGCGGTCGTAGAGGGTGGCGCCGGTAGCCGCGTCGACCACGAGCGCGTTGACGCGGGCGCCGAGGGCCTTGTCCGCCAGCGCCTTCGCGAGCGCGCGGGCGACGCCGGCGGCGGTCGCGGGCGTCCCGGCGGCGGGGTCCGCGGCGAGCGCGAGCGGCGACGGCGGCGGCGTCTCCGGGAACGGCGGGACGGTGGTGGGCGCGGCGGTCGCGGTGGCCGGCGCGGCGCCGCGCGCGGGTGCCGCGGGCGAGCGGGCGGCGTTGTAGGCGACGGTCCCGGCGGTGGCGCCGACGGCCGCCACGACGGCCGCGATGGCCAGCACGACGCGCCGGTACGAGCCCACGGGGCAGACTAACCACACGCCGCACCGAGGAGACGAGCCGTGAACTTCGACGTCACCGTCGAGATCCCGAAGGGCCAGCGCAACAAGTACGAGATGGACCACGTGTCGGGACGCATCCGGCTGGACCGGATGCTGTTCACGGCGACGCGGTACCCGGCCGACTACGGGTTCATCGAGCACACCCTGGGCGAGGACGGCGACCCGCTCGACGTGCTCGTGCTGCTGGACGAGCCGACGTTCCCCGGCTGCCTCATCGAGTGCCGGGCGATCGGGATGTTCCGGATGAGCGACGAGAAGGGCGGCGACGACAAGGTCCTCGCGGTGCCCGCGCACGACCCGCGCCAGTCGCACCTCCAGGACATCTTCCACGTGCCGCAGTTCGACCAGCTCGAGATCCAGCACTTCTTCGAGACGTACAAGGACCTGGAGCCGGGGAAGTCGGTCGAGGGCGCCACCTGGGTCGGCCGCGCGGAGGCGGAGGCCGAGATCCAGCGCTCCTACGCGCGGCTGCGGTCGCGGGAGGCGTAGGGCACGACGGCCCGCACGACCGACCCCTCGGCGGTGCTCATCGCGGTCACCTCGTCCGCGACGGACCGCACGATGAACAGCCCGCGCCCGCTGGGGCTGTCGGCGTCCGGCAGGTCGCGGCCGCGCTCCTCCAGGCCGACGACGCCGCTGCCGTCGTCGGCGACCTCCACCACGATCCCGTCGTCGGTGAGCGTGGCCGTCAACGTCACCCGCCCCCGCGCGGCACGGACGGCGTTGGCGAGCAGCTCGCTCGCGGCGAGCAGGGCGTCCTCCGAGACCGCGTCGTGCTCGGCCAGCCAGATCGAGAACGCGCGCCGGGCCCGGCCCACCGCGGCCGGGTCGGCGTCGAGCGGCCAGGAGCGGGTGCGTTCGGCGGCGGGCACCGGGACGCGGCGGAGCACCAGCGCGAGCGTGTCGTCCAGCCGCGCCGCACCCTCCAGCGAACGCCGCAGCAGCTCCTCGGTGAGCTCCGGCGCGGGCAGGTGGGCGACGGCGCGCGCGTGGCCGACGAGCGCGTCCATGCCGGCGAGGATGTCCTTGCCGGCCTCGACCAGGCCGTCGGTGTAGAGCACGAGCGCGTCGCGGACGTCGAGCGTCGCCTCCGCGATGAGGTCGCTGCCGGCGCCGGGCCAGCCGATGGCGCCGCCGGCCGCGGAGAGCTGCGACACCTCGCCGCGGGCGGAGACGACGAGCGCCGGCGGGTGGCCGCCGGAGGCGACGCGGACCCGCCCGGTGCGCGGGTCGAACCGCACCACGACCACGGTCGCCACGAGGTCCGGGTGCTGCGCGCCGAGCAGCTTGTCGGCGCGGGCGACCATGTCCTCCAGCGGCGTGCCGTCGACGGCGATGGTCCGCAACGTGTGCACGACCGCGAGCGCGTCCTTCGTCGCCGCGACGCCGTGGCCGAGCACGTCCACGACGGCCACGTGCACGTCGCCGTCGGGCAGCACCTGCCAGTCGTACAGGTCGCCGCCGGTGGGGGCGTTGGCGTCGGAGGCGAGGTAGCTGACGCCGAGCTCGGCGCCGCCGACCTCGGGGTGCGGCGGCATGACCGCCGCCTGGAGCTGCTCCACGACGAGGCGCTGCGCGGCCTCGGCCTCGACCAGCCGGCCGAACTCCGCGCGGAGCTGCTCGATCTCGTCCACGGCCGTGACGTCGCGGGCGACGACGACCAGCACGGAGTCGTCGCCGCGGCGGCTGTACGAGCAGCTCAGCCGGTGCGCCTCCCCCGCCCGGTCGGTGACCCGCAGGTCCGCGGGCAGCGCCGGCTGGTCGCGCCAGCCGGCCAGCTCGACGGGCGTGCCGTCGGCGGTACGGGCGTGCAGCCGGGCGAGGGCGCCGTTGCGGCCGACGACGTCGGCGGCGGCGAGGCCGGTGATGCGTTCGAGGGCGGGGTTCCACGACCGGACGACGCCGTCGGCGCCGATCGCGCAGATGCCGTCGGAGGTGGTGGTGACCAGCTCGTCCAGGCGGGCGCGTTCCTCCATGACGTCGGCGACGAGGCGGCCCTTGGCCAGCGCGCCGGCGGTCTCGCGGGCGACGGTCTCGAGGACGGCGAGCTCGGTGCCGCTGGTGACGCCGGCCTGGTCGAGCACGACGAGCGCGCCGACGGTGCGGCCCTCGTCCACGAGCGGCGCGGCGAGGCAGTCGCGCCACCCCTCGGCGGCGACGGCGCGGGCGAGCGCGCTGCGGTCGCCCGCGGTGACCCGGACCGGGCCGGGGTGCGCGGTGAGCGCGCCGGCGAGCGAGACGTGGTCGAGCGGCTCGGCGGCGACCTCGTACGCGCCCCGGCGGCAGGCGTGCACGGCCCGCGCGCCGCCGTCGGTGAGCACGAGCAGCACCGCGCGCGCCTCGAAGCCGCGCGCCACCTCGCCGAGGAACTCCGGTACCGCCTCGCGCGGGTCGATCCGCTCGGCCAGCGCCTGCGCCGCGCTGTGCAGCACGGCCAGCCGCAGCCGGTCCGCGCGGGCGGTCGCGTAGCCGCGGTAGGCGAGGTGCAGCAGCACCAGCGGCACCGGGAACAGCAGCACCGCCGCCGGGTGCGCGGCGTACGCGAGGACGTAGAGCAGGCCGAGCATGGCGTTGACGAACCAGCCGCCGACCCAGCCCGGCAGGATCACCGGCACCAGCTCGCGGAGCAGCCGGTCCGGCCGCTTCCCCTCGGCGAACGCCACCACCAGCGTGAACGCCGCGTGGTTGACGACCCAGACCGCGACCAGCGCGGCGACCACCGCGGTCGCCGTCGTCGCGGTGACGCCGGTGCCGGCCGCCACCCGCTCCACCACCGCCGCGCCCGCGGCCGCCGCCAGCGCCCACTGCGCGACGTTGAACGCCGTCTTCAACGGCGCCAGCCGCCGGACGATCGACGTGACGAGGTGCGCGACGCCGACGGCCACGACGACCGGACCGGCGGGGAACGCGAACAGCATCGGCGCGAGCGCCGCCTCGACGAGGTTCAGCCCCTCGACCTCGTCGCCGTAGCGGACGCGGACGACGAGCACCTCGGCGAGCGCGACGAGCAGCGCGAGGACCGGCAGCGCGACCCAGTGGACGCGGCCGGGCGGGTCGGTGTCGTACCGCGCCGCCGCGACACCCGCCAGCGCGGCGCCGACCGCGAGGACGGCGACGTAGGCGACGAGCCCGCGCGAACGCCGCTCGCGAGGGGCGGCGTCGGGGGTGGTCACGGGGGCGGGGGCGTCGGCGGTCTAGGACCAGGCGCCGTACCAGGCGCCACCGCGCCCGGGCTTGCCGTAGTCGTCGGCGGTGTCCTCGTTGCCGTACCAGGACGAGCCGAGCCACGAGCTGCCGAGCCAGGACGACCCGAGCCAGGACGAGCCGAGCCACGAGGAGCCGTACCAGCCGGTGTCGAGCAGCGGCGCGGCCCACTGGCTGGTGTACCAGTTCGAGTCGGTCCAGTTGCCCTTGGCGTACTGGTCGGAGACGTACTTGCGGCCCTGCGCGGTCTGGTCGCCGCTGACGGCCGGGCAGTCGGCCTGCACGTCGCAGCGCGCGCACTCGTCGGCGCCGGAGCAGGAGCCGGTGCGCACGTCGCCGCGGCTGCCGTCGAGGTTGCCCATGCCGTTGGAGAGGGTGCCGACGCCGGCGTTGGCGACGCCCGCGGGCGCGACGGTGGCGGCGTTGACGTCGATGAGGCCGGAGCCGACGAGCTGCGGCTCGCGCGCGGCCACCTTGTGCGCGGTCGCGGTGAGCGCGTACTTCACGCGGTCCGGCGTCCAGCCGGGGTGCCGCTGGAGCAGCAGCGCGACCGCGCCGGAGGCGACCGCGGTGGCCATCGAGGTGCCGCTGCCGCGGCGGTACGCGGCGTACGGCGTGCCGGCGAACTGGCCGGGGCCGGCCACCTGCTCGACGTAGCTGT
The Mycobacteriales bacterium DNA segment above includes these coding regions:
- the dacB gene encoding D-alanyl-D-alanine carboxypeptidase/D-alanyl-D-alanine-endopeptidase, producing the protein MGSYRRVVLAIAAVVAAVGATAGTVAYNAARSPAAPARGAAPATATAAPTTVPPFPETPPPSPLALAADPAAGTPATAAGVARALAKALADKALGARVNALVVDAATGATLYDRGSGAAVVPASTAKLFTAAAALRALGPDRTFETKVVATGPIENGVLTGDLVVVGGGDPTLTAATGPTAYPHPARLADLARAVRARGVRRVTGALVVDATLFSGPGLARGWKPTYVSEGSVAPVSAFEVDGGRLRPDDDDRSSAPDLLAGGKLRDALRRAGVAVATVRRGRAATVLSEVATVRSPPVSALVERLLTRSDNDLAEALARHVAIARGAGDDFAGAAGGVAATVQELGVVPPPALADGSGLSPRDRATPAQLVALLRLATTDAALAPVLSGLPVARFTGTLSTRYDKGAATRAAGLVRAKTGSLDNVSTLAGVVETRSGRLLVFAFAADRLPSRFPGTAARALDVAAAALV
- a CDS encoding SpoIIE family protein phosphatase, with the protein product MTTPDAAPRERRSRGLVAYVAVLAVGAALAGVAAARYDTDPPGRVHWVALPVLALLVALAEVLVVRVRYGDEVEGLNLVEAALAPMLFAFPAGPVVVAVGVAHLVTSIVRRLAPLKTAFNVAQWALAAAAGAAVVERVAAGTGVTATTATAVVAALVAVWVVNHAAFTLVVAFAEGKRPDRLLRELVPVILPGWVGGWFVNAMLGLLYVLAYAAHPAAVLLFPVPLVLLHLAYRGYATARADRLRLAVLHSAAQALAERIDPREAVPEFLGEVARGFEARAVLLVLTDGGARAVHACRRGAYEVAAEPLDHVSLAGALTAHPGPVRVTAGDRSALARAVAAEGWRDCLAAPLVDEGRTVGALVVLDQAGVTSGTELAVLETVARETAGALAKGRLVADVMEERARLDELVTTTSDGICAIGADGVVRSWNPALERITGLAAADVVGRNGALARLHARTADGTPVELAGWRDQPALPADLRVTDRAGEAHRLSCSYSRRGDDSVLVVVARDVTAVDEIEQLRAEFGRLVEAEAAQRLVVEQLQAAVMPPHPEVGGAELGVSYLASDANAPTGGDLYDWQVLPDGDVHVAVVDVLGHGVAATKDALAVVHTLRTIAVDGTPLEDMVARADKLLGAQHPDLVATVVVVRFDPRTGRVRVASGGHPPALVVSARGEVSQLSAAGGAIGWPGAGSDLIAEATLDVRDALVLYTDGLVEAGKDILAGMDALVGHARAVAHLPAPELTEELLRRSLEGAARLDDTLALVLRRVPVPAAERTRSWPLDADPAAVGRARRAFSIWLAEHDAVSEDALLAASELLANAVRAARGRVTLTATLTDDGIVVEVADDGSGVVGLEERGRDLPDADSPSGRGLFIVRSVADEVTAMSTAEGSVVRAVVPYASRDRSRA
- a CDS encoding inorganic diphosphatase; this encodes MNFDVTVEIPKGQRNKYEMDHVSGRIRLDRMLFTATRYPADYGFIEHTLGEDGDPLDVLVLLDEPTFPGCLIECRAIGMFRMSDEKGGDDKVLAVPAHDPRQSHLQDIFHVPQFDQLEIQHFFETYKDLEPGKSVEGATWVGRAEAEAEIQRSYARLRSREA